A genomic window from Fusarium verticillioides 7600 chromosome 5, whole genome shotgun sequence includes:
- a CDS encoding CMGC/MAPK/ERK1 protein kinase, which translates to MSDLQGRKVFKVFNQDFIVDERYTVTKELGQGAYGIVCAAVNNQTNEGVAIKKVTNVFSKKILAKRALREIKLLQHFRGHRNITCLYDMDIPRPDNFNETYLYEELMECDLAAIIRSGQPLTDAHFQSFIYQILCGLKYIHSANVLHRDLKPGNLLVNADCELKICDFGLARGFSVDPEENAGYMTEYVATRWYRAPEIMLSFQSYTKAIDVWSVGCILAELLGGRPFFKGRDYVDQLNQILHILGTPNEETLSRIGSPRAQEYVRNLPFMPKKPFPSLFPQANPDALDLLDKMLAFDPSSRISVEQALEHPYLHIWHDASDEPDCPTTFNFDFEVVEDVGQMRGMILDEVMRFRQTVRTVPGQGGPAGLQNQQGVPVPLPQSNSQWTAEDPRPQEYQGHGTTGLEQDLQGGLDASRR; encoded by the exons AGGAGCTTGGACAGGGAGCCTACGGTATCGTCTG TGCCGCCGTTAACAACCAAACCAACGAGGGcgtcgccatcaagaaggtcaccAATGTCTTCAGCAAGAAGATTCTCGCCAAGCGCGCTCTGCGCGAGATAAAGCTGCTTCAGCACTTCCGAGGCCACCGCAAC ATCACATGTTTGTACGACATGGACATTCCTCGACCCGATAACTTCAACGAGACGTATCTGTACGAGG AGCTGATGGAGTGTGATTTGGCTGCCATCATCCGATCTGGCCAGCCTCTTACCGATGCCCATTTCCAATCCTTTATCTACCAGATCCTTTGCGGTCTCAAGTACATTCACTCCGCCAATGTGCTCCACCGAGATCTCAAGCCCGGAAACTTGCTCGTCAATGCCGACTGTGAGCTCAAGATTTGTGATTTCGGTCTTGCCCGAGGTTTCTCAGTCGATCCCGAGGAGAATGCCGGATACATGACCGAGTATGTTGCTACCCGATGGTACCGTGCGCCCGAAATCATGTTGAGCTTCCAGAGCTACACCAAAGCGA TTGATGTTTGGTCTGTTGGTTGTATTCTAGCTGAGTTGCTGGGTGGCCGACCTTTCTTCAAGGGCCGTGACTACGTCGACCAGCTCAACCAGATTCTTCACATTCTTGGAACTCCCAACGAAGAGACCCTCTCTCGCATTGGCTCACCCCGTGCTCAGGAATACGTCCGCAACCTCCCTTTCAtgcccaagaagccattcCCTAGCCTGTTCCCTCAGGCTAACCCTGATGctctcgaccttctcgacaagaTGCTCGCCTTCGACCCCTCATCTCGTATCAGTGTAGAACAAGCTCTCGAGCACCCTTACCTCCATATCTGGCATGATGCCTCAGACGAGCCCGACTGCCCTACCACATTCAACTTCGACTTCGAGGtcgttgaggatgttggcCAGATGAGAGGCATGATCCTGGACGAGGTGATGCGATTCCGACAGACTGTCCGCACTGTTCCTGGCCAAGGTGGCCCTGCCGGTCTCCAGAACCAGCAGGGTGTGCCCGTTCCTCTGCCTCAGAGCAACAGCCAATGGACAGCGGAGGACCCCCGACCACAGGAGTATCAGGGCCATGGAACCACGGGACTCGAGCAGGATCTCCAGGGAGGACTGGATGCCTCCAGGAGATAA